Proteins encoded within one genomic window of Amycolatopsis nigrescens CSC17Ta-90:
- a CDS encoding site-2 protease family protein: MRPSPVFFGLLAATAAGGALAAFGDPASLLTSSKDPLLVGGIFLLVLAGWATSLTLHEFGHAIVAFRGGDHEVAIKGYLTMDIRKYTDPVFSIVLPLLILAIGGIPLPGGAVWINNWALRSRRVSTWVSLAGPLSNLGLGILLTLAISLIPMPVGLAIGLSYLALLQILAFILNILPVPGLDGYGAIEPYLSPQARELGAKARPWAPLALFAVLFVVTPVQNVFFEVSYGAFELIGGEQLLASFGASAFQFWR; the protein is encoded by the coding sequence GTGCGCCCGAGCCCGGTCTTCTTTGGACTACTCGCCGCCACCGCGGCAGGCGGTGCGCTGGCCGCCTTCGGCGATCCGGCGAGCTTGCTCACCTCTAGCAAGGATCCCTTGCTGGTGGGCGGAATCTTCCTGCTCGTGCTGGCGGGGTGGGCCACCTCGCTGACCCTGCACGAGTTCGGTCACGCGATCGTCGCCTTCCGTGGCGGCGACCACGAGGTGGCCATCAAGGGATATCTGACGATGGACATCCGGAAGTACACCGATCCGGTGTTCTCCATCGTGCTGCCGCTGCTGATCCTGGCGATCGGCGGCATCCCGCTGCCCGGCGGCGCGGTGTGGATCAACAACTGGGCGCTGCGCTCACGCCGGGTCTCCACCTGGGTGTCGCTGGCCGGTCCGCTGAGCAACCTCGGCCTCGGCATCCTGCTGACCCTCGCGATCAGCCTGATCCCGATGCCGGTCGGTCTCGCGATCGGCCTGTCCTACCTGGCCCTGCTGCAGATACTGGCGTTCATCCTGAACATCCTGCCGGTGCCGGGGCTGGACGGGTACGGCGCGATCGAGCCGTACCTCTCCCCGCAGGCGCGTGAACTCGGCGCGAAGGCGCGGCCGTGGGCGCCGCTGGCGCTGTTCGCCGTGCTGTTCGTGGTGACCCCGGTGCAAAACGTGTTCTTCGAGGTTTCCTACGGCGCCTTCGAGCTCATCGGCGGCGAGCAGTTGCTGGCCTCGTTCGGCGCCAGCGCCTTCCAGTTCTGGCGCTAG